In Candidatus Pelagibacter sp. HIMB1321, a single genomic region encodes these proteins:
- a CDS encoding acetyl-CoA carboxylase carboxyltransferase subunit beta, whose protein sequence is MNWITKIIKAGEKIKTAIHKRASKEEIAKSDWTSCCKGPILKKDLEKNLWVCPDCNKHHRIKPNQRFDILFGKNNYEIFKTPIPNDDPLEWKDSKPYKDRLKSARKKTGLDCGMMVACGNINNIKVTAVASDFDFLGASMASAEGEAFLYGIQHAIENKTPFICISAGGGMRMMESLISLSQMTRTTLAINELKSNNLPYLVLITDPTAGGITASYAMLGDIHIAEPGSLIAFAGKRVIQGTVKEELPENFQTSEYVQKTGFVDLIVERKDLAEKIGTLLSILLKKNSVISTEENETSEDSQSLTRAAS, encoded by the coding sequence ATGAATTGGATTACCAAAATAATTAAAGCAGGTGAAAAAATCAAAACTGCAATTCACAAAAGAGCATCTAAAGAAGAGATAGCAAAAAGTGATTGGACTTCATGCTGCAAAGGTCCAATTCTTAAAAAAGATTTAGAAAAAAATCTATGGGTTTGCCCAGATTGTAACAAACATCACAGAATTAAACCTAATCAAAGATTTGATATTCTTTTTGGTAAGAATAATTATGAAATTTTTAAAACACCAATTCCTAATGATGATCCTTTGGAATGGAAAGATTCAAAACCTTACAAAGATAGATTAAAAAGTGCTCGTAAAAAAACTGGTCTTGATTGTGGAATGATGGTTGCTTGTGGAAATATCAATAACATTAAGGTAACTGCTGTTGCATCTGATTTTGATTTTTTAGGAGCATCAATGGCCTCTGCTGAAGGAGAAGCTTTCTTATATGGAATTCAACATGCAATAGAAAATAAAACTCCATTTATTTGTATTAGCGCTGGTGGTGGAATGAGAATGATGGAAAGCTTAATTTCATTATCTCAAATGACTAGAACCACATTGGCAATCAATGAATTGAAAAGCAATAACCTTCCTTATCTTGTGTTAATCACAGATCCAACTGCTGGAGGAATAACTGCCTCTTATGCAATGTTAGGTGATATTCACATTGCAGAACCTGGATCATTAATTGCATTTGCAGGGAAAAGAGTAATCCAAGGAACCGTTAAAGAAGAACTACCTGAAAATTTTCAAACTAGTGAATACGTTCAAAAGACAGGATTTGTGGATTTGATAGTTGAGAGAAAAGATCTGGCTGAAAAAATTGGAACTTTATTATCAATATTGTTAAAGAAAAATTCTGTTATAAGCACTGAAGAAAATGAAACTTCAGAAGATAGTCAGTCGCTTACAAGAGCTGCATCCTAA
- a CDS encoding thioredoxin family protein encodes MLIDFKDEDFENKIKNEDVSVIQFSAAWCGPCKALKPVMDKLSDEYKEKAGFYYADIEDGGINTGSAAGIRGVPTVIVYKKGVEVDRKVGGVPEGHMKEFLEKNI; translated from the coding sequence ATGCTTATAGATTTTAAAGACGAAGATTTTGAAAATAAAATCAAAAATGAAGATGTATCAGTAATTCAATTTTCTGCTGCATGGTGCGGCCCTTGTAAGGCTTTGAAACCTGTGATGGATAAACTATCAGATGAATATAAAGAAAAAGCTGGTTTTTATTATGCAGATATAGAAGATGGTGGAATTAATACTGGAAGTGCTGCGGGGATAAGAGGAGTACCTACTGTAATTGTCTACAAAAAAGGTGTTGAGGTTGATAGAAAGGTAGGCGGTGTTCCAGAGGGGCACATGAAAGAATTTTTAGAAAAAAACATCTAA
- a CDS encoding cold-shock protein, with amino-acid sequence MSTLQGKVKWFNGKKGYGFIERDDKEKDAFVHASAVKAAGMRFLNEGDKLEFTLEDGPKGPSAVNLKKLD; translated from the coding sequence ATGAGTACATTACAAGGTAAAGTAAAATGGTTTAACGGTAAAAAAGGTTACGGTTTTATCGAAAGAGATGACAAAGAAAAAGATGCATTCGTACATGCTTCAGCAGTAAAAGCAGCTGGGATGAGATTCTTAAACGAAGGTGATAAGCTAGAGTTTACATTAGAAGATGGTCCTAAAGGTCCTTCTGCAGTTAATCTAAAAAAATTAGACTAA
- the trpA gene encoding tryptophan synthase subunit alpha, with protein MSASLIDQTFKNTRKENRPALLTYTVAGDNSKKKSLEILKSISKYADICELGFPHNTPIADGGQIQTSAYRAIKNGVKISDVFSIASQFKKSKKNKPIILMGYYNMIYQYNETKFIEKCKKSKIDGLIVVDLPYPENKAFALKCKKKGINFVQLVSPTTSKERLKQIIKDSHDMVYYISMLSTTGGKLKVAPKKILERYNKIKSLNKNKNIVIGFGITEKTIKSLKKADGLVVGSAICKEITNSINKRQNAVTNVTNIVRKLRNKIK; from the coding sequence ATGAGCGCTTCATTAATTGACCAAACGTTTAAAAATACTAGAAAAGAAAATAGACCAGCTCTACTTACATACACAGTTGCAGGTGATAATAGTAAAAAAAAATCATTAGAAATTTTAAAATCAATTTCAAAATATGCAGATATTTGTGAATTAGGTTTTCCCCATAACACACCAATAGCAGATGGAGGACAAATACAAACTAGCGCTTACAGAGCTATTAAAAACGGAGTTAAGATAAGCGATGTTTTTTCAATAGCTAGTCAATTTAAGAAATCAAAAAAAAATAAACCAATTATTTTAATGGGTTATTACAATATGATTTATCAATACAATGAAACTAAGTTTATTGAAAAATGTAAAAAATCAAAAATTGATGGATTGATTGTAGTAGATCTGCCCTATCCAGAAAATAAAGCTTTTGCTTTAAAATGTAAAAAAAAAGGAATTAATTTTGTTCAGTTAGTTTCTCCAACAACATCAAAAGAAAGGTTAAAACAAATCATCAAAGATAGTCATGATATGGTTTATTATATTTCAATGCTATCAACAACTGGAGGTAAACTAAAAGTTGCACCTAAAAAAATTCTAGAAAGATACAATAAAATTAAATCATTAAATAAAAATAAGAACATAGTTATTGGATTCGGTATCACTGAAAAGACAATTAAATCCCTTAAAAAAGCAGATGGTTTAGTTGTTGGGAGTGCAATTTGTAAGGAAATAACTAACTCTATTAATAAGAGACAAAATGCTGTCACAAATGTTACTAATATTGTCAGAAAATTAAGAAATAAAATTAAATGA
- the hisG gene encoding ATP phosphoribosyltransferase has translation MIKDVINIGIPSKGRLRKDVLNIFKKKKLKLVSERGERDLFGSIKNKNNIKVVYLHAREIIQRLGDGSLDLGFSGFDLLKESEINIQNKVNVTKKYNFGKATLVVAIPDEWIDVQTIADLEEIAFEFKDKKKKRLRVGTKYPNLTRDFLFSKGVTQFKLVDSLGATETYPFTGSAEIITDITSTGETLRANNLRILKDGEILNSEACMMISKSSSKNRNLQSLVKLLSKN, from the coding sequence ATGATCAAAGATGTGATAAATATAGGTATTCCAAGTAAAGGCAGACTTCGAAAAGATGTATTAAATATCTTTAAAAAGAAAAAATTAAAACTTGTTTCAGAAAGAGGTGAGAGAGATCTCTTTGGTTCTATTAAAAATAAAAATAATATTAAAGTTGTTTATTTACATGCAAGAGAAATCATCCAAAGACTTGGAGATGGTTCTTTAGATCTGGGATTTTCAGGATTTGATTTATTAAAAGAAAGTGAAATTAATATTCAAAATAAGGTAAATGTAACAAAGAAATATAATTTTGGAAAAGCAACGTTAGTTGTTGCAATACCTGATGAATGGATTGATGTTCAAACAATTGCAGATTTAGAAGAAATTGCATTTGAATTTAAAGACAAAAAGAAAAAAAGACTAAGAGTTGGAACTAAATACCCAAATTTAACTAGAGATTTTTTGTTTTCTAAAGGAGTAACTCAATTTAAATTAGTTGATAGTTTGGGAGCAACCGAAACTTATCCTTTCACAGGATCTGCAGAAATCATTACAGATATTACTTCTACTGGAGAGACTTTGAGAGCTAATAACTTAAGAATATTAAAAGATGGTGAAATATTAAATTCTGAGGCTTGCATGATGATTTCAAAGTCTTCATCTAAAAACAGGAATTTACAAAGTTTGGTTAAATTACTTTCTAAGAATTAA
- a CDS encoding exonuclease domain-containing protein has product MNYVIWDIETDSAQLDWATMIEVGAILLDENFKEKERFSARCRMPQDRVPSATALCINKSNVDLITKGNLSHYEMIAQLEKKFREWSPATFMGFSSVGFDDEILRREFFKSLRKPYLINTEGNARHDALNMIKAAFAVDENVLKTELNPKGNKSMKLESLARLNGFDSKDAHSALFDTELTVKVLGLLKDKQPDLWHEYLKTRSKVVVENLIKQEKMFTINENFFGKNYLFLVAPLHPNSCMHPVYKWGQAVNLSANIEELQKLNYQDLKKEMKKSPRFYKTIKANKAPIILDKSLGMKVDPYKKIGENLLNKRAELMKKNEKFSQDICNILKEAAEEKIETASQEDIEPEESIYSGGFISSKDEALFPKFHSSDWKEKFALLDKFQDDRLVTFGHGLIYNEAPEVLPKEIHKKIKRRIASRILSTNKEKWWTVSAFYSECDEIRENDDKMFSFKTVDEKLKFLDGINDYVMNLEQKYSDA; this is encoded by the coding sequence TTGAATTACGTAATTTGGGATATAGAAACAGATTCTGCTCAATTAGATTGGGCAACTATGATTGAAGTGGGTGCGATCCTGTTAGATGAGAATTTCAAGGAAAAAGAAAGGTTTTCTGCTCGTTGTAGAATGCCTCAAGACAGAGTTCCATCAGCAACTGCACTTTGTATTAATAAATCAAACGTGGATTTAATTACAAAAGGAAACTTGAGCCATTATGAGATGATCGCCCAATTAGAGAAAAAATTCAGAGAATGGTCACCAGCCACATTTATGGGATTTTCTAGTGTTGGCTTTGATGATGAAATATTAAGAAGAGAATTTTTTAAATCTCTAAGAAAACCTTACCTAATTAATACGGAGGGAAATGCAAGACATGATGCTTTGAATATGATCAAAGCTGCATTTGCAGTAGATGAAAATGTTTTAAAAACGGAACTTAATCCTAAAGGTAATAAATCAATGAAACTAGAGTCTTTAGCAAGATTAAATGGTTTCGACTCTAAAGATGCTCACTCAGCATTATTTGATACTGAATTAACTGTTAAAGTTTTAGGTTTGTTAAAAGATAAGCAACCAGATTTATGGCATGAATATTTAAAAACTAGAAGCAAAGTAGTTGTAGAGAACTTAATTAAACAGGAAAAAATGTTCACAATAAATGAAAACTTTTTTGGTAAAAATTATTTATTTCTAGTTGCGCCTCTTCATCCTAACTCATGTATGCATCCAGTTTATAAATGGGGACAAGCAGTCAATTTATCGGCAAATATAGAAGAACTCCAAAAATTAAATTATCAAGATTTAAAAAAAGAAATGAAAAAATCTCCTCGTTTCTATAAAACTATTAAAGCTAATAAAGCACCCATCATTTTAGATAAAAGTTTGGGAATGAAAGTAGATCCTTATAAAAAAATTGGTGAAAACTTGCTAAATAAAAGAGCTGAACTGATGAAAAAAAATGAAAAGTTTTCACAAGATATTTGTAATATTTTAAAAGAAGCTGCTGAAGAAAAAATAGAGACCGCATCTCAAGAAGATATAGAACCAGAAGAATCAATTTATTCTGGGGGCTTTATTTCATCAAAAGATGAAGCTTTGTTTCCAAAGTTTCATAGCAGTGACTGGAAAGAAAAATTTGCATTATTAGATAAATTTCAAGATGATCGATTAGTGACTTTTGGTCATGGACTAATTTATAATGAGGCACCAGAAGTTTTACCTAAAGAAATACATAAAAAAATTAAAAGAAGAATTGCATCAAGAATACTAAGTACAAATAAAGAGAAATGGTGGACTGTTTCAGCTTTTTACTCAGAGTGTGATGAAATAAGAGAAAATGATGACAAGATGTTTTCATTTAAAACTGTAGATGAAAAGCTTAAGTTTCTTGACGGAATTAATGACTACGTCATGAATTTAGAGCAAAAATATTCTGACGCTTAG
- the infA gene encoding translation initiation factor IF-1 yields MSKQDLLEFKGKVTDLLPNAMFRVQLENGHTVTAHTAGKLRKNRIRVLQGDNVTVEMTPYDLTKGRIIFRG; encoded by the coding sequence TTGTCAAAACAAGATCTACTTGAATTCAAAGGTAAAGTAACAGACCTGTTGCCTAATGCCATGTTTAGAGTTCAATTAGAAAATGGTCATACCGTTACTGCCCATACCGCAGGCAAACTTCGAAAAAATAGAATTAGAGTTCTGCAAGGTGATAACGTGACAGTAGAGATGACCCCTTATGATCTTACTAAAGGCAGAATAATCTTTAGAGGATAA
- a CDS encoding DNA recombination protein RmuC, which translates to MDIVLLIVLVLLTGIASTILYLNLKSKPKDENENKEAEEMANLKLEITNLKDTLNTTINNSLGSMSTSFNALSTGVTKDMTETLTKVEEKVGSFNQQVQLLNQSQEGITKILAGVKKYGTLAEFSLDALIKDLLPASQFMTNVKMKENTSENVEFAIKLQGDVLVPVDSHFPVEKFKAITDGHDAEDKRAVADARAKLASAFKAKAKSVNEKYIVPPKTTDFAIVYAPTESLYKELTEYQDPSTKELLTQELMKKYKIVICGPNTLSAYLQSLHMGFQSLKVQKGATEIYNHLKTISTRFSKHFENIITLRKKLEDAMGVVDKFGTDARSITRTLESIKDPEQVEKAVQTENVEKFVERTRQFKN; encoded by the coding sequence ATGGATATTGTATTATTAATTGTATTGGTTTTGTTAACTGGAATAGCTTCTACAATTCTTTATTTAAATTTAAAATCTAAGCCTAAAGATGAAAATGAGAATAAAGAAGCTGAAGAGATGGCTAATTTAAAGTTAGAGATTACAAATTTAAAAGACACTTTAAATACAACAATTAATAATTCATTGGGGTCTATGTCGACCTCATTTAATGCCTTATCTACTGGAGTTACTAAAGATATGACAGAAACCTTAACTAAAGTTGAGGAGAAAGTTGGAAGCTTTAATCAACAAGTTCAATTATTAAATCAAAGCCAAGAGGGTATAACCAAAATTTTAGCTGGGGTTAAAAAATATGGAACACTTGCAGAGTTTTCTCTAGATGCATTAATTAAAGATTTATTGCCTGCTTCACAGTTTATGACCAATGTGAAGATGAAAGAAAATACTAGTGAAAATGTAGAATTTGCAATCAAACTTCAGGGAGATGTTTTGGTACCAGTTGATAGTCATTTTCCAGTTGAAAAGTTCAAGGCAATTACCGATGGTCATGACGCGGAAGACAAAAGGGCTGTTGCAGATGCCAGAGCTAAATTGGCTAGTGCTTTTAAGGCAAAAGCAAAGAGTGTAAATGAAAAATATATAGTTCCACCTAAAACTACAGATTTTGCAATTGTTTATGCACCAACAGAGAGTTTATACAAAGAGTTAACTGAGTACCAAGACCCAAGCACTAAAGAGCTATTAACTCAAGAATTAATGAAAAAATATAAAATTGTAATCTGTGGTCCAAATACACTTTCAGCTTATTTACAATCTTTACATATGGGATTTCAATCTTTGAAAGTACAAAAGGGTGCTACTGAAATTTATAATCATTTAAAAACAATCAGTACAAGATTTTCAAAACATTTCGAAAACATCATTACACTTCGAAAAAAATTAGAAGATGCGATGGGGGTTGTTGATAAATTTGGAACCGATGCAAGATCAATTACAAGAACTTTAGAAAGTATTAAAGATCCCGAACAGGTTGAGAAAGCTGTACAAACAGAAAATGTAGAAAAATTTGTTGAACGAACTAGACAGTTTAAAAATTAA
- a CDS encoding bifunctional folylpolyglutamate synthase/dihydrofolate synthase: MKLQKIVSRLQELHPKEIDLSLDRILNLCKKLDNPQDKIKAISVVGTNGKYSTIQAMYAILKKAGFNCNIYTSPHIRKINERFVFNNKELNDEELTNLLEKVEKANNNEPITFFEILTAAYFFKAADYPENINLIETGLFHRFDATNILNQNLASVVTSIGLDHLDWLPKDEQTVEKIIFEKTTKLLNSNIVVAKQSSNEITEHIKKTIKENKSKRLFFNQDYSYSENENNFFYYEDEFGGIKLPKPNVNGQFQLENISTAIATLRIIKEININNEHIKDGITKIESIARLQEITEGKLKDLVRENRLLVDGSHNPLGAKVLNNYLENLDCKKHIILGMMANKDHQKYISYFNEIETLTTIDIPNQPNAIAGEDLKNKLNNVKNVQYKEDIFEAIKSIPVKKNDLILITGSLYLAGEVLNLN; this comes from the coding sequence ATGAAACTTCAGAAGATAGTCAGTCGCTTACAAGAGCTGCATCCTAAAGAAATTGATCTAAGCTTAGATCGAATTTTAAATCTTTGTAAAAAATTAGATAATCCTCAAGATAAAATTAAAGCAATTTCTGTTGTTGGGACTAATGGTAAATACTCAACAATACAGGCCATGTATGCAATACTTAAAAAAGCAGGATTTAATTGTAACATTTATACCAGTCCTCACATTAGAAAAATAAATGAAAGGTTTGTTTTCAATAATAAAGAACTTAATGATGAAGAATTAACAAATCTTTTAGAAAAGGTTGAGAAAGCTAACAATAATGAGCCAATAACATTTTTTGAAATTTTAACTGCTGCTTACTTTTTTAAAGCAGCAGATTATCCAGAAAATATCAATTTAATAGAAACTGGACTATTTCATAGATTTGATGCAACTAATATTTTAAATCAAAACCTAGCAAGTGTTGTAACATCAATAGGTTTGGATCATTTAGATTGGCTTCCAAAAGATGAACAAACCGTTGAAAAAATTATTTTTGAAAAAACGACCAAATTATTAAATTCAAATATTGTTGTTGCAAAACAAAGCTCAAATGAAATTACAGAGCATATTAAAAAAACAATAAAAGAAAACAAATCAAAAAGATTATTTTTTAATCAAGATTATAGTTATTCAGAAAATGAAAATAATTTCTTTTATTATGAAGATGAATTTGGAGGAATTAAACTCCCAAAACCTAATGTAAATGGTCAATTTCAACTTGAGAATATATCTACAGCAATTGCAACACTAAGAATAATTAAAGAAATTAATATTAATAATGAACATATTAAAGATGGGATTACTAAAATTGAAAGTATAGCAAGACTGCAAGAAATTACTGAGGGGAAGTTAAAGGATTTGGTTAGAGAAAATAGATTATTAGTAGATGGATCACACAACCCACTAGGTGCTAAAGTTTTAAATAATTATTTAGAAAATTTAGACTGTAAAAAACATATTATTCTTGGGATGATGGCTAATAAAGATCACCAAAAATATATCAGTTACTTTAATGAAATTGAGACCTTGACCACAATAGATATTCCTAATCAACCAAATGCAATTGCTGGAGAAGATTTAAAAAATAAACTAAATAACGTTAAAAATGTTCAATACAAGGAAGACATTTTTGAAGCTATTAAGTCAATTCCAGTTAAGAAAAACGACTTGATCTTAATTACAGGATCTTTGTATTTAGCTGGTGAAGTATTGAATTTAAATTAG
- the hisS gene encoding histidine--tRNA ligase, with translation MNKENKLSPSLPSGFEDRWGKKLVLKKQLLNVIEKNFIKFGAEPLETPSFEVSENIGSFLAEDDANPMSDVFSFKDGDKSITLRYDLSSPLARFVAQNNQELPSIYKRYAIQNVFRNEKPGNGRYREFLQADFDIIGNTNPAQSNAELCNLISTTLLECGLKKDQFIINVSNRKIVQGLIDELNISSEKQLKVIRAIDKLDKPGFGLSGVEALLKKERKDSSGAITKGADLNDDQVKQILDFLKIKDLKELKDKLTNPLSQEGIKELEDVFEILGFGKYKDQVQTNFTIVRGLAYYDGFIVETNLNFEVKNNKGKPVDIGSICSGGAYAKLISRFKGVDIPGTGISFGVDRLLFALMQLEQIKVKEQKPVLICVMDQKYLKNYYEILDQLKTNNINAEIFLDTKKNLGKQLTYANKRELELAIICGENEFNENTVTIKNLKGVKGENNQTISRENLINEIKKLI, from the coding sequence ATGAATAAAGAAAACAAACTCAGTCCATCCTTACCGTCTGGATTTGAAGATCGTTGGGGGAAAAAGTTAGTTCTAAAAAAACAGCTTTTAAATGTGATTGAAAAAAATTTTATTAAGTTTGGAGCTGAACCATTAGAAACTCCATCCTTCGAAGTAAGTGAAAATATAGGATCTTTTCTAGCAGAAGATGATGCTAATCCTATGTCAGATGTGTTTTCATTTAAAGATGGAGATAAAAGTATTACGCTTCGTTATGATCTTTCTAGTCCGTTAGCAAGATTTGTTGCACAAAATAATCAGGAACTTCCGTCAATTTATAAAAGGTATGCTATTCAAAATGTTTTTAGAAATGAAAAACCAGGCAATGGACGGTATCGAGAATTTCTTCAAGCCGACTTTGATATAATTGGTAATACAAATCCTGCTCAATCTAATGCTGAGCTTTGTAATTTAATATCAACAACTTTACTAGAATGTGGTCTTAAAAAAGATCAATTTATAATAAATGTCAGTAATAGAAAAATTGTTCAAGGATTGATTGATGAGCTAAATATTTCATCAGAAAAACAACTAAAAGTAATTAGAGCAATTGATAAATTAGATAAGCCAGGATTTGGTTTATCAGGGGTCGAGGCTTTACTTAAAAAAGAGAGAAAAGATAGTTCTGGAGCAATTACAAAAGGTGCTGATCTTAATGATGATCAAGTAAAACAAATTTTAGATTTTCTAAAAATAAAAGACTTAAAAGAATTAAAAGATAAATTAACTAATCCACTTTCTCAAGAAGGAATAAAGGAACTAGAAGATGTTTTTGAGATACTTGGATTTGGAAAATACAAAGATCAAGTCCAAACAAATTTTACAATTGTAAGAGGTCTTGCTTATTATGATGGGTTTATTGTTGAGACTAATTTAAATTTTGAGGTGAAAAACAATAAAGGAAAACCAGTTGATATTGGCAGTATTTGTTCTGGAGGAGCTTATGCAAAACTTATCTCTAGATTTAAGGGTGTAGATATACCAGGCACTGGCATTTCATTTGGAGTTGATCGATTGTTGTTTGCTTTAATGCAATTAGAGCAAATAAAAGTAAAAGAGCAAAAGCCAGTTCTAATTTGTGTCATGGATCAAAAATATCTAAAAAATTATTATGAAATTTTAGATCAATTAAAAACTAACAATATTAATGCCGAAATATTTTTAGACACAAAAAAGAATTTAGGAAAACAACTAACATATGCAAATAAGAGAGAACTTGAGCTTGCTATTATTTGTGGTGAAAATGAATTTAATGAAAACACAGTTACGATAAAAAATCTTAAAGGTGTTAAGGGTGAAAATAATCAAACTATTTCTAGAGAAAATTTAATTAATGAAATCAAAAAACTTATCTGA
- a CDS encoding ATP phosphoribosyltransferase regulatory subunit, with product MKSKNLSENILRSVKSKGFKYINLPSVIEANHIVQRSGENFRKFIFSFIDQNGSELCLRPDLTIASCLRYLENNLKGKEKIFYNGQAYRKSQNKKDSIIRNQIGFEIIGSKNEKNDDKEIINTSLKSLQNLKYSTGTLTIGNVEIFNLLISKLDIPKRWKLRLSRHFWREDYFNDLLKRLETNSDVDPTIVEVDKKRYLKMLKDDQSKIVAGRSISEILKRFDNKIKDPRRASKGKNVSKIIKDFLKIKCPINKAASELNKFFKKYKINLVVDQRYFPLSQNKISKLNVIFSASFGRQLEYYTGMVFKIDVKSSSKIKNVINGGRYDHLISDLGSKKEVSAVGAALNL from the coding sequence ATGAAATCAAAAAACTTATCTGAAAATATCCTTAGATCAGTAAAATCTAAGGGATTTAAGTATATTAATTTACCTTCAGTAATAGAGGCCAATCACATTGTTCAAAGATCTGGCGAAAACTTTAGAAAATTTATATTTTCATTTATTGATCAAAATGGCAGTGAATTGTGTTTAAGGCCCGATCTCACAATTGCATCTTGCCTTAGATATTTAGAAAATAATTTAAAAGGAAAAGAAAAGATATTCTATAATGGGCAAGCATATAGAAAATCACAAAACAAAAAAGATTCTATTATTAGAAATCAAATTGGATTTGAAATTATTGGATCTAAAAATGAAAAAAATGATGATAAGGAAATCATTAATACTTCACTTAAATCACTTCAAAATCTTAAATATTCAACTGGAACATTAACAATTGGTAATGTTGAGATATTTAATCTTCTGATTTCAAAATTAGATATTCCAAAAAGGTGGAAATTAAGATTATCAAGACATTTTTGGAGAGAAGATTATTTTAATGATCTTTTAAAAAGATTAGAGACTAACTCAGACGTTGATCCAACCATCGTTGAAGTTGATAAAAAAAGATATCTTAAAATGCTAAAAGATGATCAATCTAAAATTGTTGCAGGTCGATCAATTAGTGAGATTTTAAAAAGATTTGATAACAAAATTAAAGATCCAAGAAGAGCAAGCAAGGGCAAAAATGTATCGAAGATAATTAAAGATTTTCTAAAAATTAAATGCCCAATTAATAAAGCAGCTAGTGAATTAAATAAGTTTTTTAAAAAATATAAAATTAATCTTGTAGTGGATCAAAGATATTTTCCACTATCTCAAAATAAAATCTCAAAACTAAATGTAATCTTTTCAGCTTCATTTGGAAGACAGCTTGAATACTACACAGGTATGGTTTTTAAAATTGATGTTAAATCAAGCTCAAAAATTAAAAACGTTATTAATGGTGGAAGATATGATCATTTAATATCTGATCTTGGATCTAAAAAAGAAGTTTCAGCAGTAGGGGCTGCATTAAATCTATGA